TGTTAATAGCCCATGCTTTTATAACTTCGATTTGGCTGCTCCAAGCACTAGTAGGTCTAGTATAAAGATAGACCGAAGATTCACTTGCTAGTCTCAAATTGCTGATCAGCTGTCTGAACATTGAGAGCCAGTGGCATGTCAATGAAATACTCATATTGTGGGTCAGATGTTGATAATGTGGCTAGTGAACAGGAGTTTATGTGAAGTTTCTTGTGGAATTACACTTATAAATCTCCATCGTACAAATGCAGGGCTGAGTATGTGCGAACTGTTAATTGAATTTTATACCATAAGATAACTTTTCACCTCTGACGAATTCTCCATAGGTGGTGAAGAACTTGTTGATATCTGCAAAATCATTATTTTCCTTGCCTTTGCCTAGCTCATTTCTCCAGAAGCTTGCTTATTATGGGATACAGAATTCTCAAAGAGTTAGTACCaaaattaaaagggaaaaatgttACATTGCATCTGACCGTTGATAGCACTGTCCGGTTAgcagaaaaaataagaagacgAACAATGTCTTTGCATTAATTGCGTCAGAGAGCCACTTATTGTAGAAACTTAAGTTAACTTTTGAGCTGGAACATCCTTCCATCATAGCCAAGTTCCAATTTATTCACCCAAGTCACATTTTGCTTCCGTGTGGACTTTTTGGTCTCACTTCCTGTTCTTCAGTATCATGTAATGTTATTTATTTGGTTTGCATGTGAGAAAGTTTGTCAAAGTTAACTTCACATTGTCTGTTTGAGAAATATATCCCAGCATTATATGTGTGCATTCTTCTCTGCTGAATGACCTGGCTTTTGGTTGGAATGTGTTGAAGCTTTCTTATTCCTTATGATGTAGGCTTAGAACCAGTAAACATTTGGTGTTGTCATCCTGATGCCTCCTCAAACCTGAGCATATGGAGAGCTACTTTTCTCCCATATTTTTAACTAGTTTATAATTAATATCTTTCtaagttctttttattttctttgccaTCAGTGTAAGCGAGAAGgctttgtccaaaaaataaaagatgaagcAGGTGAAGGATGTAATATCCACGGATCTCTAGAGGTTAATAAAGTGGCtggaaattttcattttgcagCTGGGAAGAGTTTTCACTTATCAAATTTCCAATGGCAAGATTTGATTGCTTTCCAAGCAGAGAGCTACAATGTAAGGCTCAACACTTACATGCCTATTCAGTTACAGGAATTAATCTAGAATTGCTACTTTGTCATCCAAATGTTCTGATCAGTGTCATTTTCTTGCATGATATTGAATCAGATCAGTCACAAGATCAACAGTTTAAGTTTTGGTGATTACTTTCCCGGTGTGGTGAATCCTTTAAATGggtaattttttccttctcctcacCCCACCCaacccaaaacaaaaattaaagaaaagggaacTCTCCACACTTGAgaaacacttctttttttttttttaggcaatCATGGCATGGCGTGATTTTAGGATTATAAATTGAAGAAATCTGAAGAACTTCTGCAGATACTTGGTGGAATTAGTGTGGAAATTTATGTCATACAAACTTTAGGATCTAACTCTTAACAtgtttgattaattattttcttgtacTTATTTCCCCTTGTACCCTTATTGTACAGATTCTATAATTTCCCATTATAGAATCCATTTGCTTTTCTAGGTTATCCtgtttgcttttgtcttgatgTGTCTTTTGTCAAAACCACCACTAGGCTAAGTGAAACCTTCGACTATGAATGTTCTATCCACTCTGTGGGCAGTAGAAGAGTATTAGCTCATCTTCTTGGATTGTCTCCTTAGAAATAGAAGGGAGTCAAGTCTATAGTTGCTGCTTGTGAAGAATTTGTCACTTGAGAAGGTTAAACCCCTTAAGAGTTTGTTTGTACAGCTTGGACGCAACAGCTATAGCTAAAAATGGGGGTGACACATCtttcataatatatttaaaaacacCTCATTGCTGCATTACCCATGCGGTATGGCAGTTACTACAGCTTTAAAATATCTAGTGCCGAATACTCAAGCAACAACGTTTCGCAGTTGTAGTCCAAACCCTGTTATACCAATGGACTGTTAGTATAGTTGCTATATATCTTCATACTGGCTATGTATGATAGGAAGATGGAACTGGAAAGACCTAATCAGCTCTCCTGTTTTAAAACCTGGTTCATAGGAGACTGAAGGTAAGTGAGCAAAAGTACAACTACAAACCCACTGAGCAGAAAACAGAGGGacctacttttcttttgttaagcTCCAATGCCTAAAAGTACAAGTGGATCCTGCATATGGTATAATAATGTTTAATCATCAAAAAGCAAATTTCTGGAAATCAAGATAACCTGATGTAATGTGGAGAGGACTTCTGTTTATATGATCCTTGAACTTGATTCTTTTGATGACATTTTGCTAACTTCATAGGGTACAATGGGCACACGAAACACAGAATGGCATGTACCAGTACTTCATCAAGGTTAGTATATTCATATGATCCATATTTTCTGGTTATGCACGACTGTTCTAACTTAGGGATTATTCTTGTCCAAAATCATtctatatcctttttcattaGATCTATGCAGTGTGGACTTTTgtgcaaaaggaaataaagaaatttcTTATGGAAGAAACAAACGAAAGCATCTTGACTAATGACCAATGGGTGCGGGCAATTCTTTTGACATGCTGTCACTAGTACATCTTATTTATTAAGACGTAGATGGTGATTGGAGCAATTGGAGAGGTCAAAAAGCAGATTCAcaggaaataattaaaaaagtgaTTCTTTGAAATTTGTAATAATTTTGCTTGACAGTGAGTCTAGACGTTTCTTCTGAAAGAAACCATCTTAAGTGAAGAAATGAGTGAATTGAATCAGGACGTGAAATACAACAAAACAATGAGCTCTGGGAATGTACTTGGCAAAACATGAGACTCTTCCATACCATGACATGTTACATTGTGAGGTTCTGGGAAAGCATGGAGTGTGGTAAaccaactttttgtttttgtaggTTCACGCTCTATTGTGTGTGAGGAATAATGGAAGTAAACAAATTAGTATGGTTCCGCAGTTAAGATGAGTTGTAGGCTGTTAATTGTGAAATAAACGTTGCTGAATCTTTAGTTAGTTGcttctttatttctgttttcttttgttttttcttttaattttcagatCCCCAGTTCATCAACTTTATTGGGTATGCattagttttccttttgttttccatAATATGTATGCCTTAGTTGTGATGAAGGCATTCCAACATTGCTGAATCTATCAGAGAGTACAGGGATCCTGTACTCTTCTATCTATAAGCGCTGCTatagttttccttttctgttcactGTGGCTATATGGGCATAATTTTTCTCGATCAGCTCGCAACTTAAATACCTATTTTTTCGGCATCACTTTGCACTGCAGGTTGTCCCCACTATATATAAAGATATCAGAGGTCGAACAGTAAACTCAAATCAGGTATATTAAAAGATTGGAGGAATACCTTTCTGCCAATGGAATGTTTGGTTGAACAAGTCTTGATGCGCCATTGTTGTTTCTGCACAGTATTCTGTGACCGAGCATTTTAGGAATAATGAGATGGGGCGTCCTCAGTTACTTCCTGGCGTATTTTTCTTCTATGATTTTTCTCCAATAAAGGTAGTGTCTTCTATCCTTGTATGTTATTGGAAGCCTGTCGTGACTATTGAACTGAATAAATGTTTCGTAGAGATTTGGTTATGGTCTCTGTTGCTCTTTCCATGGTAGTCTTGCTTCACTCTTAGTATATTTTGATGCATTGTTCTTGGCCAAACAAATTACATTTTCATACCATGAAAGCTGTAAAAACAAGACAATTGCATCAGTGTGCAAAGTGTTCAAATAAATCTacatttttttaagtaatgaTTGTTTTTAACATAATTGAGAATATCATGGAGCAGGTTACGTTTAAAGAGGAGCACATTCCATTTTTGCACTTCATAACCCACATTTGTGCCATCGTTGGaggtgatctctctctctctctctctctctctctctctgtgcacaTTTGCATGCAGGTGGGTGGTGATGCCAGTGTGCCCCTGTTTGCAGTGCATGTTTGTGTGTGTATGCACCTTCCAACATACTCATGTCCATACATGCATCGATGTAGGCATGCATATTTTTTCGGTGTGAGGGACTGTGCATCCAAATGTGCCTACTCTTACCTTGTGCTTTATTTGACACTGGCCTATCACaattctttgtatttttttttttggctgcgGTCAATCATTTTCCAATGTTATTATGTAATGAGAATCTTTTGGGGCATCAATAGTATTTGGTTTTGTTGATCCGATTAAGGCCCTGGCCTGTTGGCTTTGGTTTTTCTGACAAGTTCCTCTTGGAATCTATCACTGCAGCCAACAATATATGCAAACACGAGTCGTGTCAAAGTTCAATGCATTATAAATCCTGATACTAGAGATGAGACACTTGCATACCCTTAATTTAGATAACTAGGCTGTTGGGGTATGAATCTTGACATAAGGAGGTGAGGTGGGGGAggtcaagaaatttttttagaaaccaGACATGTTGGCCCTGTTTCTCTCTTTACTGTGTATGATTAATTGTGGACCTGAGGCTGTTAAGGGAAAAAGTTAGTTAGAGAGCAAAGATTGCACTCAAGGGAATTATTTTTCAGGATTGATCATATTTTGTCTTGACAGTTTTTCACAATTACATTGATTTTCCTACGTGCTTGCACAACAATAGGTGTTCTAATTTTAATTTGCTATTTGTTGAATGTTATTACCATCTGACTTATTTGGAACTATTACACTTTACCCTAACTGGAATCATACTTATATTGACAGGAAAATGTCAAGAGTTCCCCTTAGAACTTCTTAGGCCTTATTAAATGTGCtttagaaatttaatttaatatttgaagTGAGTGACTTTAGTGAAATGAGTAgttcttcatttttcaaaaatgtcttagaaagtgttatttccattttttgttaACTTACGTATTGTGCTAGGGTTCATTCGTTATCAATGCCCATATCGATATTACCTTCTAAAGTGAGATCCTTTCTTAAGTTATAACTTTTGGTTCCATGTGCTGGTTTTCCTAAAATTCAAGTCTCCATTCGTGTTTTCTCATTCAatattaatttctttattttcttttattttagatATTCAAAGAGATCTTTGTGGTTAACATGAACATAACATAACTTGCAAATTATGAGCTGGTAGCTTCAATAAGAGACGCCAATAGCACTTTTGTATACAACTTAAAAGGTTTTGCCTTCGACTATTGAGGTTATCTCACATTAGTTGTGGAAGGAGCTGGTGGTCAATTTATAAGTGTAAGGGAAATTTTCACCATTTGATCTTAATTTCTAATGCGAGAGAGGCTCAAGATCACCCAATATTGCTCTCAGAGTTCAGTTTATTAGCTAGTCTGGATCAACGGTCACACAGGAGATACAGGTAGTTGTTGCTCCAACCAAGGCCCAATGTGTGAAGGGAAGATAGTGGGGTTATCTTACATTTGTTGTGAAATGGGCTGGTGGTTAGTTTATATGTGAGGGCAAGTGATTTGTGGAAAGGAAATTGTTGGGGTTAATCTCTCATCGCGTTAGTGGCCAGTTAATATATATGAGGAAAAGCCTCGTCTTTTGAGCTAGCTTTTGGAGTGAGAAAGGCTTAGGACCACTCAATGTCGACTACTAAACTAATAGGAGCaataaattggaaatttggAGCCTTATCATTAGGTGATTCACACTCATAATATGTGAGAAAGCATGGAGGATATTTTGAACTTATTTTATTGGATTTCTGCGTGAAATTATGTTTAGTTCTGTTTCTCTGCTGGGTCGTAAAATTAGTTATTTGGTCATTGCTTTTTGATTGACTGAAACGGTTTTGTATCTGGTTTGCTTGGCTCAGGAGTATTCACAGTTGCTGGAATAGTGGATTCATTCATATACCATGGACAAAAAGCCATGAAGAAGAGGGAAATTGGGAAATTCAGTTGACCTTTGCTGCTTGCACCCGTTGACCCTGCGATTTGGTTAGGCCTCGGTGGAGAAAACGCAAAACTGTTCTATATTAGGGCGGAGGGTTGTTAAGAGTCCTAAAATTGGTGTGATGAATAGGTTTTGGTAGTAGTTTATGAGATTTGAGTGTCTATTTTTGCTTTCAGCGACCTCTCATCTCCAGTTAAAGCCATCTGCAGGTCACCTGCAGCGTGGCTTTTCTGAGGATTTAATCATTAAAGGCAAATTCTTTCTTCCATGTGCCTGATTTCTTGAGTTTCCAGTGTTTCACTTGCTTTCATCCCTTGGGAGAGACATTGACTTTGTCTTGATCTCATCTCATTCGACCAACCTGCACTTCGTACTTGTTGTGGAGCTCGAGAATTATTTAAAGAAAGGAGTGCTTCAACTAAGGTTGGGTTGTGGCCGTTTGAAGTTTGTCGGAGTTATACGGCAGCCCAATTCCCACATATGGTTGGTCCTGGTGAACTGGACAGTTAATGACCCTTAAATGAATGAGAGTAGAGAAATGAAGACAGGCCCTCTCATTCAAATTACAGAACTTGAATATCAGGGACCTTTGATTCCTGACATTTTCCTAAACGTAATTCTGATGGCGCATATTTGTAGGTCTGCCTCGGTGCTTTGTAACCTGATTTTCCGTCAACTTCTAATTGACATTTTCTCTAAATAAAACTCCAATTGGCCTTTGTTCAATGCAATCAAATTAACTAGTTTAAGCCAAATTATTCTCATTTGAGCTTGCACGTTATTTTTCAGTGACTCCATTGTTTCTTAACTACCAAACACACCCCTCTTTCATATAGGCTTAGGATCAGCTTTGAAAGATAAATCCTACACCTGAAGAGGTTTCATAGCACAACAATGAATCCAAAATGTGACTGATTTATCAAGGCTAGAATGTCGTGACAAATCTATGAGCACGAAATCAAGAGTAGATCGAGGTTGATGCGAAGAATTTCTTCATATGAATCTAGTTGATGGGGGTGTATGTCCAGGCTGCACATTGGCCATGCCAGCAGTTTACCTGTGACTTACCAACAAATCAAGTTTCTTCCGAACAAAACCTGCACTAAAGCATTTTCTTGTGATTGCGACCAATGGAGGGGCAAAATGTAAATTGACCTGTGCCTTAATATCATATTTGATTGCATAAATTcctaaagagaaaagaaggaaaatcctGTAAAATTCAATTGCTCATTGATGATTCTAAGTATACCTAAACCAGCCTAATTTTTCTCAAGAATCACCTCAGCAGATGCCTGTTTGATTGAAGTATTCAAAAACCTAGATCTGATGTCCTCAAACTCCGCATTTCGCCTTTCATCAACTGTTAACCATGATGATAGGCAACGCTCGATCAAGTCTTCCCCTTGGCTTGGAGGCAGATTTCCTTTTGGAACCCTGATTTTTGCGAATCTTGTAATCCTTGTCAAATTTGCATCGGAGGGCTCATTGGCATATGATTGTAGCATGTCTTTTATGGCCCCACACCAAATCGGTCGCGCTACTGTCAGAAATTCATGCAAGGCAAGCACAGGAAGATTAACACTTCCAAGATCAGATTCACTATGTCCTCCTTTCCATGATAATCAGATCCCCCAATCTTCAAGAGACCATAAGCATCTGCGAGGTCACTGTATGCTGTTCAAAGAACAGAGTCCATCTTTAGAATATACATGCTAAGCTGCTAATATTTTATAACTAACTTTTTCTAACACATGAAATTGCATGTACAGAATTCAAATCCAGTCCAACATTCTGAACAGTTTCAAACTCTAAACATTGGCATGCATCACTTTTAACGCACATTGGGATATCAACCAGATGTCATACCTACTTATCTGAAAAATGGCAACCTGGTCGAATCATTCATAATACCAACATCATCCAAAGGCATTAAGCAGAAACTGAGACATCATAGCACCCTAGCGTTCAAAACTCCATGTATTTACCTGCCAATTTGCCATCACTTCTATATACTTCCACTCCACGAAGACCAGCATCCTTCAAACTTTCAATAATTGGCACAGGGTTTTTCAGTGCCCATGGATGAGCAAGCACAGCTACACCCCCTGTCTCAGATATTAGTCGCACGGTTTCTTCAGCAGGAGGTTCACTACCTCtgagaaggaaaaaacacaATCATACTTTCATGTCTGCTAATTGCAAGGCACTTgcctctaaaaaaaaaaaaaaaaaacaaaaaacaatatTAAGCACAAGAAAATTACATGGCATAAGCAGGTCCACCATCAAAAAGGTATCGTGCAAAAGCTTGTTTTAGATTCTCCACATGACCCGCCTCAACCAAAGCACGAGCCACATGCAGTCTTCCTGGAGCGACATCCTTGCCAGCAATCCTGGCAACATGTTCCCACTTCAGAGGTAGCTTAAGCTTATTCAGTTTTGTAACCATGCTCTTTGCCCGGAGAAATCGACCATCCCTTATGTTACTCAAGACCTTCTCCAACTCCTCAAGCCTTGTGGGTCCACAGCTACTGTAGTAAGCAAGAATATGCACCGGTTCCTCCACAGATGACTCTCCTCTATAGATTTCATCACCCAGATGTCagattaaagaaacaaaaaagaaaattgcatcaACAAAAGGCAATGACCATTACAGCTTTATCAGAACCACAACCACCAAGTAACCAATGGATTATAATCTCTAATTTGATGGTGAGCAACACTAACtactaaataaataaagtaaaaagttCAGTAATCAGTGGCAAGATTTGTCTGCTTTTATTACAATGCACAAAAGATTGCTCTTTTTGTAGATCCAACAAATAGATGACCCCTCAAACTTTTCTTCATCCTTAAATCAGAAAGCAGGAGTGGCACCTTGAATTAAATATGGTGCTGATTTCAACGCCTGGAATAATCTTAATGCCGAATTTCCGAGCTGCTTCCAAAGCTTCAGGGATACCCAATAAAGTGTCGTGATCTGTCAGAGCAAGAACTTTCACCTGTTATGAGTACATTGTACTAATTAACTTGTGCTACCCAAAAGCATCAACAGCAGAAGCAACAACCAAACGCATACACAGAAAAGAAGGAATAAGCATCAGTAATATGAGTCAAGCCTTGAGTTGCTCATGAGTCATCCTTAATTAAgctctcttttccattttcatgaCAAGAAGACCTTACTACGCACTGGATCCACAGAATGTAAAGAAGCTAATAAAACACAAGGCTAACAAGGGTTAGTTTTTTCGATAATTACAACTTCCACTGAATGAAATGTTGGATACCTTTCCATATTTTGAATCCTCAAATCTCTTATTACCACCAATACCCCCCAGCTTTTGCACAAGCCTTTAACTAACTTCGGCATGATCAAAATCAGAATGGATTTTGCTGGTTCTGAATACCAAAGCCGAATGGCAATGACAGTGAGGAATAGGTGATTAACTGACTCACGATCTCTTCTACAGTTGGAATTACATCCAACTATAATCACCTTCCTCTTACATATATTAGTAAATGTATCTGATTACACGAAGTAGTAAGGTTAACTTTAGAAGGCGATCAAAAATTTCCTGATCTGCTCTTAAGGAAACTGGGTTTGCAAGAAACTAAAAAAACCTCGTAAAAGGACCTGAAAGTAAACACACATTTTTGTTAGATTTCACATCAGCTTCTTTTTGTTGCCCCCTGGATTCTCAATCCACTCAACTTCTAAGGAAATTTAAAACGTGGATCTCTTAAAGATACTGGAACAGTGAACAATTTTGGACCCAAAGGAGACATCCATTATTGAACCTTAAGAACATTGGCTCCAATCCCATCTTTATAGACAGAAATAAGGAACGAGTCTAAAAGAGAGTTTTTAAATGCTGGAAATTACTCCATCTACCAAACCAGAACATGGCTTGTCTCCCGTCACACAAGGTGAAAGTGGTATTGACAGCAAAAACATCCTTCCCCTTCCCGATATACTTCCAACCTACCAAATCTTAAGAGCACCAATTCGTATGGCAATGTTCAatagttttcttttaattagcTCACTTTTTCTTCAGCAAACCTCTGTAAGCAAACAAAAAGAATggattaatttaaaaatgaaactttctgATACCACTTCTCATTCACAGTATGCTAAGAAACCAAACATTTTTGGACAGACAGCTTATCCAAATAAATTTCTAGAAACTTACCTGTGCCTTCGCATAGAAAAGTTTTACGAAACATGTAAGTACAGTAGTACTTTTCACAAATAGCGCATGTCTCCTCATGGATAAACATACTTGTTTCTTTATCCATCCGTATTTTGGTTCAGAGCAGAGACCAAAAGTTTGAACTATGCCATTGCCTCTTATTGACATTATGTTCATTTCCTTAAACCCGTCGTGTTATTTATCTCCTATTGTTTCTTTGAAGTGGCTGCTTTCACGTCCGCATCCTGCGTGAAGTCTTGTATACAAGCGAGGGG
This Eucalyptus grandis isolate ANBG69807.140 chromosome 7, ASM1654582v1, whole genome shotgun sequence DNA region includes the following protein-coding sequences:
- the LOC104452812 gene encoding endoplasmic reticulum-Golgi intermediate compartment protein 3, which codes for MDRALSKLRSLDAYPKINEDFYSRTLSGGVITLVSSLLMLLLFFSEFRLYLHTVTETKLLVDTSRGEKLKINFDITFPAIPCSLLSVDAMDISGEQHLDIRHDIVKKRIDSLHNVIEARPDVIGAPKIEKPLQSHGGRLEHDETYCGTCYGAEASDDDCCNTCEEVREAYRKKGWGMTNFDLIDQCKREGFVQKIKDEAGEGCNIHGSLEVNKVAGNFHFAAGKSFHLSNFQWQDLIAFQAESYNISHKINSLSFGDYFPGVVNPLNGVQWAHETQNGMYQYFIKVVPTIYKDIRGRTVNSNQYSVTEHFRNNEMGRPQLLPGVFFFYDFSPIKVTFKEEHIPFLHFITHICAIVGGVFTVAGIVDSFIYHGQKAMKKREIGKFS
- the LOC104452813 gene encoding LOW QUALITY PROTEIN: 3',5'-nucleoside bisphosphate phosphatase (The sequence of the model RefSeq protein was modified relative to this genomic sequence to represent the inferred CDS: inserted 1 base in 1 codon) produces the protein MTGERDAKKKSKKKKRGGSKRKMTVEQAVAFRSVSEWVFLDSQSPSSSLSEWVDDFGVQKSAGRRVVFELHCHSKFSDGYLSPSKLVERAHANGVKVLALTDHDTLLGIPEALEAARKFGIKIIPGVEISTIFNSRGESSVEEPVHILAYYSSCGPTRLEELEKVLSNIRDGRFLRAKSMVTKLNKLKLPLKWEHVARIAGKDVAPGRLHVARALVEAGHVENLKQAFARYLFDGGPAYAIGSEPPAEETVRLISETGGVAVLAHPWALKNPVPIIESLKDAGLRGVEVYRSDGKLAAYSDLADAYGLLKIGGSDYHGXGGHSESDLGSVNLPVLALHEFLTVARPIWCGAIKDMLQSYANEPSDANLTRITRFAKIRVPKGNLPPSQGEDLIERCLSSWLTVDERRNAEFEDIRSRFLNTSIKQASAEVILEKN